From the Rhizobium sp. ARZ01 genome, the window GTTCCACTGCGAGCCCTGCGCCTTGTGGACGGTCAGGGCATAGCCGTAGTCGAACTCGTCGTAGCGCTTGCGCGTCGACCACGGGATTTCTTCTTCGACATTCTCGAAAGCCGCCTTCAGCAGCTTGATCTTCGCTGCGCCCCTGTCCATGTCGTCGTCCTCGGGACGGACCAGCAGGTTGATACCCGGCTTCACCGTTTCCTTTGACGACGTCATCACCTGCCACAGCGAGCCGTTGAGCAAGCCCTTGGCGGGATCATTGCGCAGGCAGACGAGCTTGTCGCCCGATTGAGGATAGTCCGTTGTGAAGCCCTTCAGTTCCCGCAGGCGCGTATTGTATCGCCGGCGCGTCTTGTTGGTGCCGACCAGCACTTGATCGGCATCGAGCACCAGCGACTGCGTCACCTCGCCCTTCGGAATCACCTTCGCAGCGCCCCAGTCGCCATAGGTGATCTCCTTGCCCTCGCGCACCTGCATCGCGAGCTGGATGATCGGGTTGTCGCGCGCCTGGCGATGGATGTCGGTCAGCAGATAGTCGGGCTCCTGGCTGGTGAAGAAGCCGCCGCCGGAGACTGGCGGCAGCTGCCCGGGATCGCCGAGAACGAGGATTGGTGTACCGAAACTCATCAGGTCCTTGCCAAGGGCCTCGTCCACCATCGAGCACTCGTCGACGATGATCAGTGGCGCTTTTGCGACCGGGCTCTGGCGGTTGATGGAGAACATCGGCGCGATCGAGGTCTTGCCGGTTTCCTCGTCTTCCACCTCTTCCTCGCCGCGCGGCCGGTAGATCAACGAGTGAATCGTCCGGGCGTTGCTGGCGCCCTTCGAGCGAAGCACCTGCGCCGCCTTGCCGGTGAAGGCAGCAAACAGCACCTCGCCATCCACGTTCTCGGCAAAGTGCCGGGCAAGCGTCGTCTTGCCCGTGCCGGCATAGCCGAACAGCCTGAATAGCGGGGATCGGCCTTCCTTCAGCCACCGGGAGACAGCCTTGAGCGCCTCGTCCTGTTGCGGTGCAAATTCCATGGTCCGGACTTGCCAGGATTCGGACAACGGATGCAAGGAAAACAGCGCGACTCTCAAGAGAGCATTAGCGGCGAGCGGCCGGCAGCCTATTCCCTCCAACACCGTGAGCGGGAATTAGTGCTGGCGCGATATCCCGCTCCGCAATATTTAAACCTTATGAGCCGCTGTCTCCCGATCAGGATTCCGGAAAGCATCCAGTGAACGCCGATATCCCCTCTCCTGCCGAAGCCGCCGAGGTCTCCGGTTTCGGACGTCTTTCGGCCACGGCGCAATGGCTCTTGCTGTTCGTTCTGTCCGTGCCGCTCACGGCGGTGCTTGAGGTCATCGGCCTTCCCGCTGGTCTGTTGATGGGCCCATTGTTGGCCGGCGTGATCGTTGGCATGAACGGCGGCACCATTCGTCTGCCAGGCATCTTCTTCTTCGTTGTCCAGATTGTGCTGGCCATGATGGTCGCCGGCATGGTTTCACCTAACCTCGTCAGTACCTTCCTTTCTCGCTGGCCGCTTTTCCTCGCAATCGTTCTTTCAGTCATTTTCATGAGCACCCTTTGCGGCTGGGTCATCACCCGGATGCGCATTTTGCCGGGAACAACCGCGATCTGGGGTTCGTCGGCGGGTGCTGCCTCGACCATGCTGCTGATGGCAGGTGCCTGCGGCGCCGATGTCCGGCTCGTCGCCTTCATGCAATATATGCGGGTCGTTTTCGTTGCGACGCTCGCGACCCTGATCGCACATTTCGGTGGTCATCAGGCGATGGATCAGCCGGCTGCGTTTTTCAGCCCGTTCTCCATGAAGAGCGTCGCGCTAACGCTCGCAATCGGCATTGTTTGCGGCCTTGTCGGCCGCCACCTTCGCATTCCTGCCGGTGCATTTATCGCGCCATTTGCCGTCGGCTCGACGCTCAGCCTCACCGGCGCGCTTGCTGTCGAGCTGCCACAATGGCTGCTCGCGATCTCGTTTGCCCTGCTCGGCTGGAATATCGGCCTCGGCTTCACACGGCAGATCCTGCACCACGCCCGCCGTGCGCTCGTGCCGACGATCCTCTCCATCGTCGCCTTGCTCGCCTTCTCCGGTCTCTTGGCGGTGCTGCTCGTCGCGATGCTCGGCATTGATCCGATGACGGCCTACCTGGCGACGAGCCCGGGCGGGCTCGATTCGATTGCCGTCATTGCTGCCTCCAGCGAGGTCGACATTTCCTTTGTCATGGCGTTGCAGACGGCACGGCTTGTGATCATCACGCTGATCGGCCCCGTTATTGCCCGCTTCGTCGCCGACCGCGCTTAGCGTCAGAACCCCCAGCTTTGTCGAAATCTTCTTTCCACTGCAGCGGGAATACAACGCTATCCTTCGGTGTCTCATGGCTGCACCCGCTGTTGGCGGACCGACCCACGTGACACAGGAAACCAGCCCCATGAAGACACTACCGCTCGCAATCGCCGCATTCGCCGTTACGGCCACCGCTGCCTTTGCCGCCGCACCCGTGAAGACCGTAAAGACCGAGAAAGGCGAAGTGCTTGCCGGTGAGAACGGCATGACGCTCTATACCTACAAGGACGATTCCAAGGGCACATCGACCTGCTACGACAAATGCGCAGTCAACTGGCCGCCGCTCAAGGCGGATGCCAATGCGAAAGCCGAAGGCGCATACACGGTGATCGATCGCAAGGACGGCACGAAACAGTGGGCAAAGGGCGGTATGCCGCTTTACTATTTCATCAAGGACAAGAAGGAAGGCGACGTCACTGGTGACGGCGTGAAAGGCGAATGGGATGCCGCAAGGCCCTGACGACGGCATGCGCAAATCCGGCACGGAAGCGGAGACTGGCCTGACGGAGGTCGGCGTTGCGGCGCCGGCCTCCTTCGAGCAGGCGCTGCTCGCGCTAGTGCCAGGACTTCGGCGCTATTCGCACAGCCTTTCGCGTTCCGACGCGGACGGAGAGGATTTGCTGCAGGATTGCGTCGAGACGGTATTGACCCGGCGCGCGCAATGGCGCGGCATCAATCTACGCGGATGGGCCTTCACCATCATGACGAACCTGTACCGCAACCGTCATCGCAGCGCGGTGCGCCGGCCGACCGCCGCGATCGAGGAAGCGGAGAACATGGCCCTGCCCGACCAGATCGGCGATCCGCTGGAGCGTGCGCGCGTCCGCGCAGCACTCGAAACACTGTCGCCGGAGTACCGCACGACCCTGATGCTGGTGGTCGTCGAGGGCTACAGCTACCAGGAGGCGGCGGACATTACGGCGATCCCGATTGGAACCGTCATGTCGCGGCTGTCGCGCGCGCGCCATCAGCTTGCCGAGCGGCTTGCGAAAGACAACATCGTCGCTCTCAGGAGACCGAAATGAACGAAACGAGGGGCATCGTGGGCGAGAACGACCTGCACGCCTATGTGGACGGGCTGCTCGACGAGGGTCGCCGGGCCGAGGTGGAGGCCTGGCTCGCGCTCCATCCACAGGAAGCCGAGCGCGTGGCAAGCTGGTCGATGCAGAATGAGCGCATCCGCGAAGCCTTCTCCGCCGATTTTGCCTCTAGCAGTGAGGACCGGCGGATGATCGAGCCGAGGCGCCCGGGATTCCTGACGCATCTCCTGCGCTCCGCGGCAGCGGCTGCGGCGGCTTTGCTTGTTTTCGCCGCAGGCTACGGCACCGGCCGCCTGGTGACGCAAGACGCTCCCCCGACAATGACCGCGGCAACAGCCGGCCTCGCGAACGAGGCGCGATCCGCTTTCTTGATCTACGCGAGCGAGGTCCGTCATCCGGTCGAGGTTGGCGCCGACCAGCAGGAGCATCTCGCCGCCTGGCTCGGAAAACGTCTCGATTATCATCTGCGCCTGCCGGATCTCTCATCGCTCGGTTACAGCCTCGTCGGCGGGCGGCTCGTGCCGGTGGGCGGCAGGCCGGGAGCGCTGCTCATGTATCAGAACGGCGGCGGCCAGCGCCTGACCATGATGATCGGCCGCAATGAGGATAATCGCGAAACAAGCTTCCGCCTCGACACCGACGATCCGGTGCGCACCTTCTACTGGATCGACGGCCCGATAGGCTATGCCGTGACGGGCGAGATATCGGCTGACGAACTTCGCGCGGTGGCCGACGAATGCTACCGGCAGATGGAAGATGCGTGAGAACGACCTGTCTCTTTCAACGCAGCATTGGCCAGAGGCTTGCCACCAGAAGCAGCGCCATCGTTACGTTGAAAGCCCTCAGCCTGGCTGGCACGGACAACCATTCGCGCAAAGCCGAGCCGAAACCGGCCCAGGTCGACACGCTCGGGAAATTGACGGCGGCAAAGGCCACTCCCACGAGTAATACGCTCATCGTGTAGTTGGCCGGCACGGTGTAGGTCGCCATGGCCGAGACCGCCATCACCCACGCCTTGGGGTTGACCCACTGGAAGGCCGCCGCCTCCAGAAAAGTCATCGGCCGGGCGCCCGCCGCGCCGTCGCTCAGCGTGTTGGATGTCGCAATCTTCCAGGCGATCCAGACGAGATATGCCCCACCGACGAATTTCAGCGCTGTGTAGAGCATAGGCACGGTCTGGAGGAGCGCACCGAGTCCGAACCCCACGGCCAGCAGCAAGGTCAGGAATCCTGCGCCAATGCCGCACATATGGGGGATTGTCCGAACGAATCCAAAGTTCACACCGGAGGCAAAGAGCATCATATTGTTCGGACCGGGTGTGATGGATGTAGTAAAGGCAAAGACGACGAGCGCCAGAAAGACTTCGACCTGCAAGAGTATTCTCCTGGCACAAACCAATGATCGGCCATTCGTAGGTCAAATGCATGGAACGACCAGACAAATCTTGTCATACTTGGCATTCGTGAATGTGATGTATCGCCGAGACGACAGGGACGTTTTTGAATGAACACCACCATACCGGTTGCTGCATTTCCGGACGGCCGAAGCGTCCCGGCCCTTGGGCAGGGCACTTGGCATATGGGAGAAAGCCGGATCTCTGCCACAGACGAGGTTCGCGCACTGCAGGCGGGTATTGGTCTTGGCATGACGCTCATCGACACCGCCGAGATGTACGCCGATGGCAGCGCCGAACTGGTCGTCGGCGAAGCAGTCAAGGGGCGGCGCGATACCGTCTTCCTCGTTAGCAAGGTGCTGCCCTCGAATGCCAGCCGCAAAGGCACCGTCACCGCCTGCGAGGCGAGCCTGAAGCGGCTCGGCACCGACCGGATCGATCTTTACCTGTTGCACTGGCGCGGGCGTTATCCGCTCGCCGACACGGTCACCGCATTCGAAGAACTGAAGGCTGCGGGAAAAATCGGCGCCTGGGGCGTTTCGAATTTTGACGTCGACGACATGGAGGAACTGCTCTCCGTCCCCGACGGCGGCAACGTCGTGACGAACCAGGTGCTCTACAACCTCGCCCGGCGCGGCATCGAATTTGATCTCCTGCCATGGAGCAATCGTCGGGGCATACCGACCATGGCCTATTCGCCGCTCGACGAAGGCCGCCTGCCGCGCCATCCGGTGCTTGCCAGGATCGCAAACGGCCACGGCACAACGGCAGCGCAAATCGCCCTCGCCTTCGTCCTGTCGCGCAACAACGTTATCGCCATACCGAAATCCGGGTCGGCGGCACGCGTAGAGCAAAACTGGAAGGCGGCTAACATCAAACTGACCACTGAAGACATAGCCGCACTCGACGCCGCATTTCCTCCACCTGCACGCAAGCGGCCGCTGGAAATGATCTGATCGCGGCGGCCACGGCCGCAAACATCGCACGTCTGCGGTTGCGCTTGTGCAGACACGCATCATCACGCAATAGTTGCGCCATGAACATCCTGATTCTCGGCGCAAACGGCTTTATCGGCTCAGCAGTTCTTGCCCACCTGCAGCGCGCCGGCCACAGCGTCACCGGCCTTGGGCGCGACATCGCGCACGCCAGGAACCGTTGTCCATCTGCCGACTGGGTTCGCGCGGATATCGCCACGCTGACCAGCCCCGGCCGCTGGACGCCGCTGCTCCGCGGCATAGACGTCGTGGTCAACTGCGCAGGCGCGCTCCAGGATGGGCCGCGGGACGACTTGGCTGCGACACAGCGAGATGCCATGCTCGCGCTATACGATGCCGCTAGCGGAGCCGGCATCAGGCTGGTCGTCCAGATATCGGCCCAAACCGAAACGGGTGCGGATCTCCCATTCCTCGCCACGAAAGCACAGGCCGACGACGCGCTGAAACAGTCGGGCCTCCCCTACATCATCCTTCGGCCGGCGCTTGTCCTCGGCCGTAATGCCCACGGTGGTTCGGCGCTGTTGCGTTCGCTGGCCGCCCTCCCCTTAGTCACGCCGCTGACTTTTGCCGACCAACGCGTCGAGACGGTCGCGGTGGACGACGTTGCTGAATGCGTGCGCAAGGCCGTGGACGGCGAACTGCCGGCAGGGACAGAAGCATATCTATCCGGCGACGCCGCAGATTTCAGCGCTCTCGTCGGGCTGCATCGAGCCTGGCTCGGCCTGCCGCCCGCAAGGATCCTCCCGCTACCCGGCATGGTGGCCGCGCCGGTCTCATGGCTTGCGGACCTTGCAGGAAAGCTTGGGTGGCGCTCGCCGCTGCGCAGCACAGCCATGCGCGTGATGGCGGGCGGCGTCACGGCCAGAGGACCCCGGCTCGACCTGCCGCTCCTTTCGGCTCGCGATACACTTACCCTGCATCCGGCCGGCGTGCAGGACCTGTGGTTTGCCCGGCTCTATCTTCTCAAGCCGGTCCTGATCGCAACGCTATCGCTGTTCTGGGTCGCCTCCGGCTTCATCCCATTTCTCAACCTCGAACTGGCCGCGGCGCATTTCCTGCCGTTCATTCCTTGGGGACCTGCAATTGGCCTGACGGTCGCAACCTCGGTCCTTGATATTTCACTCGGGCTCGGTGTCCTGTGGCGCCCCACTGCGCGCGCGTCCCTGATCGGGCAGGTCGGGCTCGCCCTCGCCTATCTCTTGGGTGGCACGCTGCTCGAACCCTCGCTCTGGCTCGATCCGCTTGGCCCTTACGTCAAGGTTCTGCCGGCGATCGCTCTCTCCCTGGGCGTGCTCACCATATTGGATGAGCGCTGATGGACGCCGAACTCATCTATCGTGTTCTGCATGTGATCGGTGCGACCGTCCTCTTTGGAACGGGCGCCGGCATTGCCTTCTTCATGGTGATGGTGAGTCGCACCGGTAAGCCTGCACTGATCGCCCATGTTGCGGAGACGGTCGTGATCGCCGACACCATCTTCACGGCCACAGCCGTGATAATGCAGCCATTGACCGGCTACCTTCTTGCGCGGGAAATCGGCTGGTCGCTGAGCGAGGGCTGGATCGCCCTGTCACTCATACTCTATGTCTTCACCGGCCTGTTCTGGCTGCCCGTGATCTGGATCCAGATCCGGTTGCGCGACACCGCGCGAAAGGCGGCGGCCGACGGAGTGCCCTTGCCCGCGGAATGGCGCAGGCTCTACCGCATCTGGTTCGCCTGCGGCCTCCCCGCCTTCTTCGCTGTACTGGGCATCATCTGGCTGATGCTGGCAAGGCCAGCTATCAGCCTGTTCTGACGCAGATCACATTCCCTGCGGACCGCGGTTCATCGCAGCGATGCCGGTGCGGCAGACCTCGATGAGGCCGAGCGGCTTCATGATGGCGATGAACTGGTCGATTTTCGATACCTTGCCGGTGATCTCGAAGACGAAATGCTCGGTGTTCGCGTCGATGACGGCCGCGCGGAAGGCATCCGCAAGCCGCAGCGCCTCGACCCGGTGATCGCCGGTGCCTGAAACCTTCACCAGTGCGAGTTCGCGCTCGAGCGGACGCTCATGGCCGAGATCCTTGGCCCGGACGGTCAGGTCGACTACCCGGTGTACGGGAACAATGCGCTCCAGCTGCGCCTTGATTTGTTCCAGAACATGCGGGGTGCCGCGTGTGACGATGGTGATGCGGGAGAGATGCGCTTGGTGCTCGGTCTCCGACACCGTCAGGCTCTCGATGTTGTAGCCCCGGCCGGAGAACAGGCCGATGACGCGGGCGAGAACGCCCGGCTCGTTGTCGACCAGCACCGAAAGCGTGTGGTTTTCCGAAACCTGGGTTTCGGCGGCGATGAAATAGGCCGAGCCGGTCGGCTGAAGATGTGCGCTCATAATCGGTGTTCCTGCCTTTTCATCAAACCAGCTGGCGGCCTTTGGCGTCGATGGCGTTCGCCACCGCTTCGTCGGTCGCCTCATCCGGCAACAGCATCTCGTTGTGCGCCTTGCCCGAGGGGATCATCGGGAAGCAGTTGGCGAGGTTGGCAACGCGGCAATCGAAGATCACCGGCTTCTTCACCGAGATCATTTCCTCGATCGCACCGTCGAGATCGCCGGGCTTGTCGCAGCGCAGGCCAACGGCGCCATAGGCCTCGGCGAGCTTGACGAAGTCTGGCATCGCTTCGGTGTAGGAATGCGACAGGCGGTTGCCGTGCAACAGCTGCTGCCACTGCCGAACCATGCCCATGTACTGGTTGTTCAGGATGAAGATCTTGATCGGCGCTTCGTACTGGATCGCTGCCGACATTTCCTGGATGCACATCTGGATGGACGCGTCGCCGGCGATGTCGATGACGAGCGCGTCAGGATGGGCGATCTGCACGCCGAATGCAGCCGGCAGGCCGTAGCCCATGGTGCCAAGGCCACCCGACGTCAGCCAGCGGTTCGGCTGCTCGAAACCGAAGAACTGCGCTGCCCACATCTGGTGCTGGCCCACTTCGGTGGTGATGTAGGTGTCGCGGTCCTTGGTCAGTTCATAAAGGCGCTGGATCGCATATTGCGGCATGATCACGTCATCGCTCGGCTTGTAGGCCAGCGAGTTGCGCGCGCGCCACTTGGCAATCGAAGCCCACCAGTCGGCAAGATGCTCCTTGCCGGCAGTTTGCGACCCGGCACGCCAAAGCCGGACCATGTCTTCCAGAACGCGGCCGACATCGCCGAGGATCGGAATGTCGACGCGCACGTTCTTGTTGATCGAGGACGGGTCGATGTCGATGTGGATCTTCTTCGAGTTCGGCGAGAACGCATTCAGGCGGCCGGTGATGCGGTCGTCGAAGCGGGCGCCGATGCAGACCATGACGTCGCAGTCGTGCATCGCCATGTTGGCCTCGTAGGTGCCGTGCATGCCGAGCATCCCGAGCCAGTTCTTGCCGGAAGCCGGATAGGCACCGAGCCCCATCAGCGTGGAGGTGATCGGAAAGCCGGTCAGGTCCACCAGCTCGCGCAGCAGATGGGCGGCTTCTGGACCGGAATTGATAACACCGCCGCCGGAGTAAATGACCGGCCGCTTTGCGCCCTGCATCAGCGCAACGGCTTCGCGGATCCGGGCGAGATCGCCCTGGACCTTCGGCTGGTAGCTGTGCAGCGTCGAGGCCATTGCCGGCGGCACATAGGTACCGGTGGCGAACTGGATGTCCTTCGGGACGTCGACGACGACCGGTCCCGGACGACCGCTCTGGGCGACGCGGAAGGCCTCGTGGATGATCCGCGCCAGATCGTTGACGTTCTTGACCAGCCAGTTGTGCTTGGTGCAGGGCCGCGTGATACCGACGGTATCGCATTCCTGGAACGCGTCGGAACCTATGAGCGAAGTCGGAACCTGGCCGGTGATGCAGACGAGCGGGATAGAGTCCATCAAGGCGTCCTGCAGCGGCGTGACAGCGTTCGTCGCACCGGGCCCTGAGGTAACGAGCATGACGCCGACCTTGCCGGTCGAGCGTGCATAGCCTTCGGCGGCATGTCCCGCGCCCTGCTCGTGGCGGACGAGGATGTGCTGGATATCGTCCTGCTGGAAGATCTCGTCGTAGATCGGCAGCACGGCGCCACCGGGATAGCCGAAGATATGCTTGACGCCGTTATCCTTCAGGGCCTGAAGGACAATCTCAGCGCCCGTCATCTGGTTTTCTGTTCCACTCATCCGAATATTTCCGTCCGTTTCGGTTTTGAAAGTGTGCTTAGCGAAATCGAGGGCATAAAAAAAGGCCCCTTTCGGAGCCTGCTTACCGCGCATGGGTGCTTTCGCCCGGTGGTTACACCACCTTGCCCATGCGCCGTCCCACCACAAGAATCTTTGCGACGTTAGAAATCATGGGGGCGATTGATAACTGCTAAAGCGCAGACCGTCAACGGCATTTGCCGATCACCCCTGCAGCAACCGTCGGCAACCCGTGATGGCCGGCCGGCGGCTTCGCCACCTCCGGAAACCCATTATTAAGCGGCCGCTATTATTCTCGGTTAAACGGCAAGGAGTGCCTGCGTTGCGCAACACCGATTTTCACCGCTCGATGGTCGCAGGGGAACAGGACAGACGAGACGACGAGACGCCCGGCAATCGCCTTCTTGGGCGGGTTGTCGCCTGTGGCGGATCGCGCGCGACGATCAGCGCCGTCGCCGAGGCAGGTCAGACGGCGCTTACGGAACTGTGGTCCGTTGGTCGCCTCATTTCGATTTCCGTCGGCGAGAACCGCGTGGTTGCACTCGTCTATGCGATGTCCACCGACCAGCAGAACTGGGCCGAGAACCGCGACACCGTGTTCCGGATCGAGGTCGAGCTTCTGGGTGAGGTTCACCCGGGTCCAGATGGACGCGAAGAATTTTCCAGCGGCATCAGCAACTATCCCTATCTCGGCGCCATCGCGCATCGCATTCGCGCCTCTGACCTCGCCAAGGTCTACGACACCGGGCAAAACGACGTTTGCGTCATCGGCAAGCTGACGCAGGACGAGACGCTCGATGCCACGATCCACGTTCCATCCATGCTGTCGAAGCATTTCGCCATCGTCGGGACGACGGGCGTCGGCAAATCGACTGCCGTCACGCTGCTCCTGCACAAGGCAATCCAGGCCGATCCGAAACTGCGTGTCCTGATCCTCGACCCGCACAACGAGTTCGCGGCCGCCTTCCCGGACCACTCCGTCGTCATCGAGACCGACACGCTCGACCTGCCCTTCTGGCTGTTCCGTCTGGAAGAATTCTCCGAGGTGATCTTCCGTGGCCGTC encodes:
- a CDS encoding LysE family translocator codes for the protein MQVEVFLALVVFAFTTSITPGPNNMMLFASGVNFGFVRTIPHMCGIGAGFLTLLLAVGFGLGALLQTVPMLYTALKFVGGAYLVWIAWKIATSNTLSDGAAGARPMTFLEAAAFQWVNPKAWVMAVSAMATYTVPANYTMSVLLVGVAFAAVNFPSVSTWAGFGSALREWLSVPARLRAFNVTMALLLVASLWPMLR
- a CDS encoding aldo/keto reductase, with the protein product MNTTIPVAAFPDGRSVPALGQGTWHMGESRISATDEVRALQAGIGLGMTLIDTAEMYADGSAELVVGEAVKGRRDTVFLVSKVLPSNASRKGTVTACEASLKRLGTDRIDLYLLHWRGRYPLADTVTAFEELKAAGKIGAWGVSNFDVDDMEELLSVPDGGNVVTNQVLYNLARRGIEFDLLPWSNRRGIPTMAYSPLDEGRLPRHPVLARIANGHGTTAAQIALAFVLSRNNVIAIPKSGSAARVEQNWKAANIKLTTEDIAALDAAFPPPARKRPLEMI
- the ilvN gene encoding acetolactate synthase small subunit, with the protein product MSAHLQPTGSAYFIAAETQVSENHTLSVLVDNEPGVLARVIGLFSGRGYNIESLTVSETEHQAHLSRITIVTRGTPHVLEQIKAQLERIVPVHRVVDLTVRAKDLGHERPLERELALVKVSGTGDHRVEALRLADAFRAAVIDANTEHFVFEITGKVSKIDQFIAIMKPLGLIEVCRTGIAAMNRGPQGM
- a CDS encoding acetolactate synthase 3 large subunit, whose protein sequence is MSGTENQMTGAEIVLQALKDNGVKHIFGYPGGAVLPIYDEIFQQDDIQHILVRHEQGAGHAAEGYARSTGKVGVMLVTSGPGATNAVTPLQDALMDSIPLVCITGQVPTSLIGSDAFQECDTVGITRPCTKHNWLVKNVNDLARIIHEAFRVAQSGRPGPVVVDVPKDIQFATGTYVPPAMASTLHSYQPKVQGDLARIREAVALMQGAKRPVIYSGGGVINSGPEAAHLLRELVDLTGFPITSTLMGLGAYPASGKNWLGMLGMHGTYEANMAMHDCDVMVCIGARFDDRITGRLNAFSPNSKKIHIDIDPSSINKNVRVDIPILGDVGRVLEDMVRLWRAGSQTAGKEHLADWWASIAKWRARNSLAYKPSDDVIMPQYAIQRLYELTKDRDTYITTEVGQHQMWAAQFFGFEQPNRWLTSGGLGTMGYGLPAAFGVQIAHPDALVIDIAGDASIQMCIQEMSAAIQYEAPIKIFILNNQYMGMVRQWQQLLHGNRLSHSYTEAMPDFVKLAEAYGAVGLRCDKPGDLDGAIEEMISVKKPVIFDCRVANLANCFPMIPSGKAHNEMLLPDEATDEAVANAIDAKGRQLV
- a CDS encoding ATP-dependent RecD-like DNA helicase, translating into MEFAPQQDEALKAVSRWLKEGRSPLFRLFGYAGTGKTTLARHFAENVDGEVLFAAFTGKAAQVLRSKGASNARTIHSLIYRPRGEEEVEDEETGKTSIAPMFSINRQSPVAKAPLIIVDECSMVDEALGKDLMSFGTPILVLGDPGQLPPVSGGGFFTSQEPDYLLTDIHRQARDNPIIQLAMQVREGKEITYGDWGAAKVIPKGEVTQSLVLDADQVLVGTNKTRRRYNTRLRELKGFTTDYPQSGDKLVCLRNDPAKGLLNGSLWQVMTSSKETVKPGINLLVRPEDDDMDRGAAKIKLLKAAFENVEEEIPWSTRKRYDEFDYGYALTVHKAQGSQWNDVVLFDESWAFRDTRERWLYTAITRAAETLTIVR
- a CDS encoding SDR family oxidoreductase, giving the protein MNILILGANGFIGSAVLAHLQRAGHSVTGLGRDIAHARNRCPSADWVRADIATLTSPGRWTPLLRGIDVVVNCAGALQDGPRDDLAATQRDAMLALYDAASGAGIRLVVQISAQTETGADLPFLATKAQADDALKQSGLPYIILRPALVLGRNAHGGSALLRSLAALPLVTPLTFADQRVETVAVDDVAECVRKAVDGELPAGTEAYLSGDAADFSALVGLHRAWLGLPPARILPLPGMVAAPVSWLADLAGKLGWRSPLRSTAMRVMAGGVTARGPRLDLPLLSARDTLTLHPAGVQDLWFARLYLLKPVLIATLSLFWVASGFIPFLNLELAAAHFLPFIPWGPAIGLTVATSVLDISLGLGVLWRPTARASLIGQVGLALAYLLGGTLLEPSLWLDPLGPYVKVLPAIALSLGVLTILDER
- a CDS encoding RNA polymerase sigma factor, which encodes MRKSGTEAETGLTEVGVAAPASFEQALLALVPGLRRYSHSLSRSDADGEDLLQDCVETVLTRRAQWRGINLRGWAFTIMTNLYRNRHRSAVRRPTAAIEEAENMALPDQIGDPLERARVRAALETLSPEYRTTLMLVVVEGYSYQEAADITAIPIGTVMSRLSRARHQLAERLAKDNIVALRRPK
- a CDS encoding AbrB family transcriptional regulator, producing the protein MNADIPSPAEAAEVSGFGRLSATAQWLLLFVLSVPLTAVLEVIGLPAGLLMGPLLAGVIVGMNGGTIRLPGIFFFVVQIVLAMMVAGMVSPNLVSTFLSRWPLFLAIVLSVIFMSTLCGWVITRMRILPGTTAIWGSSAGAASTMLLMAGACGADVRLVAFMQYMRVVFVATLATLIAHFGGHQAMDQPAAFFSPFSMKSVALTLAIGIVCGLVGRHLRIPAGAFIAPFAVGSTLSLTGALAVELPQWLLAISFALLGWNIGLGFTRQILHHARRALVPTILSIVALLAFSGLLAVLLVAMLGIDPMTAYLATSPGGLDSIAVIAASSEVDISFVMALQTARLVIITLIGPVIARFVADRA
- a CDS encoding anti-sigma factor, which encodes MNETRGIVGENDLHAYVDGLLDEGRRAEVEAWLALHPQEAERVASWSMQNERIREAFSADFASSSEDRRMIEPRRPGFLTHLLRSAAAAAAALLVFAAGYGTGRLVTQDAPPTMTAATAGLANEARSAFLIYASEVRHPVEVGADQQEHLAAWLGKRLDYHLRLPDLSSLGYSLVGGRLVPVGGRPGALLMYQNGGGQRLTMMIGRNEDNRETSFRLDTDDPVRTFYWIDGPIGYAVTGEISADELRAVADECYRQMEDA
- a CDS encoding DUF2269 domain-containing protein, which codes for MMDAELIYRVLHVIGATVLFGTGAGIAFFMVMVSRTGKPALIAHVAETVVIADTIFTATAVIMQPLTGYLLAREIGWSLSEGWIALSLILYVFTGLFWLPVIWIQIRLRDTARKAAADGVPLPAEWRRLYRIWFACGLPAFFAVLGIIWLMLARPAISLF